The proteins below come from a single Xiphophorus couchianus chromosome 20, X_couchianus-1.0, whole genome shotgun sequence genomic window:
- the nckipsd gene encoding NCK-interacting protein with SH3 domain, protein MYRSLYAFRSSEPNSLHFAAGESFLILERSNKHWWLGSRCSSGETGYIPASYIEKLQAPEQDEVLQSIDRAIEGIHNVALKNGGKYNLEQRDVLQKLIHHRKETLARRSSSSAGHRLPASNSEISLSQTPPPPNGMNQNYGRQGSVPLSGSMDSMQAEPGFYQVPPQPRRAAPITPPPPEKQRNNRRPEPEVPSRVSSLPASPAPSLTISTTSTESASRSSLATSDISLPSTTSTPPPPVPSRVKPPVSPADVQPSDSPPMPAPVKKSPAPQPPQLSEPAHPNAAPTQLSLADPPGPEWPVAPPSVAGSPPGSPSASEPVPMTTGAELIELVRKNTGLSFELSRVAVGVVVGHLQTALPQAAAALERVLLSLVESKDLSAALPQGQVCHDEQRLEVIFSDLARHRDDSQQRSWALHEDHALIACYLEELLKILTDADPEVCKRMCKSNHYENVLSLVSYYQMEHRVSLRLLLLKVFGAMCSLDAALISTLLNSILPMELARDLQTDTQEHQKMCYTALVLTMIFSMGEQVPYHHYEHLSAEFVCFLLGVLEDGLPSDPTEQLPDIFLNLLLAFNLHHTVPSNNAIMQELKQKNVKVLTEKVLLLLNRGEDPVCMFKHTPPAPHSVLKFLQDVFACRETADIFYRTDMMVMIDIAVRQISDLSPGDKLRMEYLSLMHSIMRSTDYLEHQHRLSDLQGSLKRILREEEDPGEDEGSATAKQMDKLIVQQIFKEFPQIHDNQN, encoded by the exons GCTCCGGAGCAAGATGAGGTTCTGCAGTCCATTGACCGAGCAATCGAAGGCATCCACAATGTGGCCCTAAAGAACGGAGGCAAATACAATCTGGAACAGCGAGATGTTCTACA AAAGCTGATCCATCACAGAAAGGAGACTCTGGCTCGGCGAAGTTCTTCCTCCGCCGGACACAGACTTCCTGCTTCCAACAGTGAAATATCCCTGAGCCAAACGCCTCCTCCTCCCAACGGCATGAACCAGAACTACGGCAGACAGGGAAGCGTGCCGCTGTCAGGGAGCATGGACAGCATGCAGGCGGAGCCGGGCTTCTACCAG GTGCCGCCTCAGCCCCGGCGCGCCGCTCCGATTACTCCCCCTCCCCCTgagaagcagagaaacaacCGGCGTCCAG AGCCGGAGGTCCCCTCCAGAGTGTCGTCCCTTCCCGCGTCCCCAGCTCCCTCCCTCACCATCAGCACCACCTCCACAGAGTCCGCCTCCCGCTCCTCTCTGGCCACCTCTGACATCAGTCTGCCCAGCACAACCAgcacccctcctcctcctgtgcCGTCTCGCGTCAAGCCCCCCGTCTCACCCGCCGACGTCCAGCCGTCTGACTCTCCTCCCATGCCAGCTCCCGTGAAGAAAAGCCCGGCGCCGCAGCCTCCACAGCTCTCTGAGCCCGCCCACCCCAACGCCGCCCCCACCCAGCTCTCCTTGGCGGACCCACCGGGGCCCGAATGGCCCGTGGCCCCGCCGTCTGTGGCCGGAAGTCCTCCTGGCAGCCCCTCGGCCTCCGAGCCGGTTCCCATGACGACCGGCGCCGAACTGATCGAGCTGGTGCGGAAGAACACTGGGCTGAGCTTCGAGCTGTCGCGGGTGGCGGTGGGGGTGGTGGTGGGCCACCTGCAGACCGCCCTGCCGCAGGCGGCCGCCGCTCTGGAGCGGGTTCTCCTGTCGCTGGTGGAGAGCAAG GACTTGAGTGCAGCGCTGCCGCAGGGTCAGGTGTGTCACGACGAACAGCGTCTGGAGGTGATCTTCAGTGACCTCGCCCGTCACCGTGACGACTCTCAGCAGCGCAGCTGGGCTCTTCATGAGGACCACGCCCTCATCGCCTGCTACCTGGAGGAGCTGCTAAAGATACTG aCTGATGCAGATCCAGAAGTGTGTAAGAGGATGTGCAAGTCCAACCACTACGAGAATGTTCTGTCGCTGGTTTCATATTATCAGATG GAGCACCGCGTGTCtctgcggctgctgctgcttaaAGTGTTTGGAGCGATGTGCAGCCTGGATGCGGCGCTCATCTCCACTCTGCTGAACTCCATCCTGCCCATGGAGCTGGCCAGAGACCTACAGACGGACACACAGG AACACCAGAAGATGTGCTACACAGCTTTGGTATTAACTATGATATTCTCAATGGGAGAGCAGGTGCCGTATCACCACTACG AGCATCTTAGCgctgaatttgtttgtttcctgttgGGTGTGTTGGAGGACGGGCTTCCCTCTGACCCCACTGAGCAGCTGCCGGACATCTTCCTCAACCTCCTGCTGGCCTTCAACCTGCACCACACGG TGCCGAGCAACAATGCAATAATGCAggagctgaagcagaaaaacgTCAAGGTCCTGACAGAAAAGGTGCTGCTGCTTCTGAACAGAGGAG AGGATCCAGTGTGTATGTTCAAACACACGCCACCTGCACCTCACTCTGTGCTCAAGTTCCTGCAGGATGTCTTTGCTTGCCGAGAGACCGCCGACATCTTCTATCGCACCGACATGATGGTGATGATAGACATCGCCGTCCGACAAATTTCCGATCTGTCTCCCGGAGACAAG CTGCGGATGGAGTACCTCTCCCTCATGCACTCCATAATGCGCTCCACGGACTACCTGGAGCACCAGCACCGCCTCTCTGACCTGCAGGGGTCGCTCAAGAGGATTCTCAGGGAGGAGGAAGATCCTGGAGAGGACGAAGGGAGCGCCACGGCGAAACAGATGGATAAGCTAATTGTGCAGCAGATCTTCAAGGAGTTCCCACAGATCCACGACAACCAGAACTGA